The segment CGCGCGCCAGCGCCAACGCCGCGGCGGCACCGACCATGCCACCGCCAACGACGGCGACATCCCATGCCGGTCCGCGGCGGCGCGGAGATTCGTTCCGGGACAACGACGGCACGCTCACGGCAACCGCTCCAATACCGCACGCGGCGGCTCACTGCGAAAACCCATGCCGCGCCGGGCCATCAGGCGCTGCAGCGGCGGCACGCGATCGAACGCAAGCATGGCCATCGAACGCAGCGGTCCGAGCAGGGGCTGCGCCAGGCAGGCCAGCTGCACCAGCCCGTGGCTCATGGCCATGGTGCCTTCGCGGTCCGCCGCACGGCGTGCCGCATAGCGTTCCAACAATGCTTCAGAGCCCGGATCGTCGGCGCCGGCTACCAGTTCGGCCAGCGTCAAGGCATCGCGCAGACCGAGATTGAATCCCTGCGCGCCGATCGGATGCACGGTCTGCGCGGCGTTGCCGACCAGCACGGCACGCGGTCCGATCAGTTCCTTCGCCGCCACGCGCTGGATCGCATACGGATGACGACGTCCAGGCCGGCTGAGGCGGCCAAGCCGCCATCCGAAGCGTTGCTGCGCGAGCGCGATGTAGCCGTCGTCATCCAGCGATGCCACCGCGTCGGCATCCTCGCGCGGCACGGTCAGCACCAGTCCACACCGGCGGCCCGACAGCGGCAACAAGGCCACCGGGCCATCGTCGGAGAAGCGCTCATACGCGCGGTTGGCATGATCCCGTTCCGGCGTCACCGTGCAGACGAACAAGGTCTGCTGGTAGTCATGGTGCTCGGCGGCGATGCCCAGGCGATCGCGCACGAAGGAAGCCGTGCCATCCGCGCCCACCAGCAGCGGCGTGTCGAGTTCGATCACGCCATCGGCCGTCTGGATACGTGCGCGCCAGCCGCTCGGCGTCGACTCCAGCGCCTCCAGCTTGGCTGGCGCCAGCCGCTTCAGATGGCGGCACTCGTCGAGCCGGCGCAACAGGCCAGCGCCAAGCTCGCGGGCTGGCAGCGTCCAGCCCAGCGCGTCGACCCCATGCTGCCGCGCATCCATCCGCACGCTGCCGAACTCACCCGCGCGCGTGACGTGGATGTGACGAATCGGCGTGGCCTGCGCCGCCACATGCGGCCACACGCCGATCGCGGCGAGACCATTCACGGTGGCACGGGCCAGCGCGAGGTTGCGCTCGTCGTAGCTCGGCTGTTCGCCGACACGCGGCGCCGCGGCTTCGACCATCACGGCCTCGATGCCTGCGGCGTCCAGAGCGATGGCCAGGCTGGCGCCGACCAGCCCGCCTCCAATGATGAGGACGGGCGGCCGCCCGGTCGTGGCCTGGGGGAATGAGGTAGTCATCGCCGAATCATACGCGCTAGCCCTGCCCAGCCCCATCAGGGCCGCGCCGGTTTGCGATAGACTTGGCGTCTGCACTCTGCGCAACACTTGGAGCAATTCATGGCTACGACGCAAAACCAGCGGCTTGGCATTTTCCTGGCCCTCGCCCTGGTGATGGCCGCCACCCGCGTGCACCTCTCGCTGTTCCACCACGACGTGTGGGACGCTTCCTGGGCAATCTTCTTCCTGGCCGGTTTCTGGCTGCGCGGCTCGTTCCGCTGGGCCTTCCCGCTGCTGATAGTCGAAGCGGTCGTGGTCGATTACATCGTGATCAGCAACCAGGGCATCAGCTTCTGGGATCACTA is part of the Dyella jiangningensis genome and harbors:
- the ubiH gene encoding 2-octaprenyl-6-methoxyphenyl hydroxylase; translation: MTTSFPQATTGRPPVLIIGGGLVGASLAIALDAAGIEAVMVEAAAPRVGEQPSYDERNLALARATVNGLAAIGVWPHVAAQATPIRHIHVTRAGEFGSVRMDARQHGVDALGWTLPARELGAGLLRRLDECRHLKRLAPAKLEALESTPSGWRARIQTADGVIELDTPLLVGADGTASFVRDRLGIAAEHHDYQQTLFVCTVTPERDHANRAYERFSDDGPVALLPLSGRRCGLVLTVPREDADAVASLDDDGYIALAQQRFGWRLGRLSRPGRRHPYAIQRVAAKELIGPRAVLVGNAAQTVHPIGAQGFNLGLRDALTLAELVAGADDPGSEALLERYAARRAADREGTMAMSHGLVQLACLAQPLLGPLRSMAMLAFDRVPPLQRLMARRGMGFRSEPPRAVLERLP